A window of the Desulfobacula toluolica Tol2 genome harbors these coding sequences:
- the porA gene encoding pyruvate synthase subunit alpha has product MKRVLTGNNSACWGIRLSRVKLIAAYPIPTQVHIMEELSIMCKDGSLDARFLQLESESSALAAVIASQTTGIRSFIACSLNSLSHMHDLLYRAAGARLPIVMLTVKKSLESGGHIGSDQADALIQRDTGWIQMYVENNQEVLDSVIQAYRIAEKVHLPVMICYDDLFSGHVCEPVDIPGQDEADTFLPSYEPEFFLDPKNPKSFYSQLLPDNYMDMLYQLQTAHEKALDIIDETGKSFKKILGRSCGVVENIECKDAQIVLVVHGAMTCPARHILKQMRKKGQKMGVLKIRIFRPFPVTAVQTALKGCKKVIVIDKNYSLGKGGIFADELKSAISDVPDAPLVYSYIAGLREKNIALEDIREMINETISRDTPPRHSVWKG; this is encoded by the coding sequence ATGAAAAGGGTCCTCACGGGAAACAATTCAGCCTGCTGGGGCATCCGGCTTTCCAGGGTGAAACTGATTGCAGCCTATCCCATTCCCACCCAGGTTCATATTATGGAAGAATTATCAATCATGTGCAAAGACGGCAGCCTTGATGCCCGTTTTTTGCAGTTGGAGTCTGAATCTTCAGCTCTGGCCGCCGTGATTGCCTCCCAGACAACCGGGATCAGATCATTTATCGCCTGTTCTTTAAACAGCCTGTCACACATGCATGATCTGCTTTACCGGGCCGCAGGTGCAAGGCTACCCATAGTCATGCTCACTGTAAAAAAGTCCCTGGAATCGGGAGGGCATATAGGGTCAGACCAGGCAGACGCCCTGATCCAGCGGGATACCGGTTGGATACAGATGTATGTTGAGAATAACCAGGAAGTCCTGGATTCTGTGATCCAGGCCTACAGGATTGCAGAAAAAGTGCATCTCCCGGTTATGATCTGCTATGATGACTTGTTTTCAGGCCATGTCTGTGAGCCGGTAGATATTCCGGGCCAGGATGAAGCGGATACCTTTTTGCCATCCTATGAGCCTGAATTTTTTCTGGATCCCAAAAATCCGAAATCGTTTTATTCGCAACTCTTGCCGGATAATTACATGGACATGCTTTATCAACTTCAGACGGCACATGAAAAGGCTCTTGATATAATTGATGAGACAGGAAAATCGTTCAAAAAAATTTTGGGACGATCCTGCGGAGTTGTTGAAAACATTGAATGCAAAGATGCCCAGATTGTTCTTGTTGTTCACGGAGCTATGACTTGCCCGGCAAGGCATATTTTAAAGCAGATGAGAAAAAAAGGACAAAAGATGGGTGTTTTGAAAATAAGAATTTTTCGGCCCTTTCCTGTAACCGCAGTTCAGACAGCACTTAAAGGCTGTAAAAAAGTCATTGTCATTGATAAAAATTATTCTCTGGGAAAAGGAGGTATTTTTGCCGATGAATTAAAAAGTGCCATATCAGACGTTCCAGATGCCCCTCTGGTGTATTCTTATATTGCAGGGCTTAGGGAAAAAAATATTGCATTGGAGGATATCAGGGAGATGATAAATGAAACCATAAGCCGTGATACTCCTCCAAGACATTCCGTATGGAAAGGTTAA
- a CDS encoding thiamine pyrophosphate-dependent enzyme: MKQGFVHGELMMPGHLACQGCGGTLVMKHALEAIGPNMVLVIPACCWTVIPGNFPSSALNVAVLHTAPATSGAAASGIRAALDVKGMHDTKILVFAGDGETFDNGLQSLSGAAERNEDIIYICYDTGACLNIVVQRSLATFQNVCETTSSLSQPKSKNKKNMIRIMSGHKIPYCATANIAFPDDLYRKVKNAADIKGTCFIHVLSACPSGWKIPPEKAVEISRLATCSKAFPLYEVFNGEEYRITMEPDEVLVEDYLQPQGRFRHLKETDLDIIQERVDYEWKILLQRSMIEPFRINF, translated from the coding sequence ATGAAACAAGGATTTGTTCATGGTGAATTAATGATGCCCGGCCATCTGGCCTGCCAAGGATGCGGTGGCACTCTTGTCATGAAGCATGCACTTGAGGCCATAGGCCCCAATATGGTTCTTGTCATACCGGCCTGCTGCTGGACTGTTATTCCCGGAAATTTTCCGTCTTCCGCCTTGAATGTTGCTGTTCTGCACACAGCGCCTGCAACATCCGGTGCTGCTGCATCCGGTATCAGGGCTGCTCTTGACGTAAAAGGCATGCATGATACAAAAATTCTTGTTTTTGCAGGAGATGGCGAAACCTTTGATAACGGCCTTCAGTCCCTTTCAGGAGCTGCGGAAAGAAATGAGGATATTATTTATATCTGCTATGACACTGGGGCATGTCTGAACATTGTGGTTCAAAGATCTTTGGCCACATTTCAAAATGTTTGTGAAACAACATCTTCTTTATCTCAACCAAAGTCCAAAAACAAAAAAAATATGATCCGAATAATGTCAGGTCATAAAATACCTTATTGCGCCACTGCTAATATTGCGTTCCCGGATGATCTGTACCGGAAAGTCAAAAATGCTGCAGACATAAAAGGCACATGTTTTATCCATGTTCTTTCTGCCTGCCCTTCCGGGTGGAAAATACCGCCTGAAAAAGCCGTTGAAATATCACGGCTTGCCACCTGCTCAAAAGCATTTCCCCTTTATGAAGTTTTTAACGGTGAAGAATATAGGATCACCATGGAACCGGATGAAGTTTTAGTGGAAGATTATCTGCAACCACAAGGACGGTTCAGACATCTGAAAGAAACAGATTTGGACATAATTCAGGAAAGAGTGGATTATGAGTGGAAAATCCTGCTTCAAAGATCCATGATAGAGCCGTTTCGAATAAATTTTTGA
- a CDS encoding sulfite exporter TauE/SafE family protein: MPFLGVIAATIANTTPAAAGIVYFPVLTRLQISPVTAVQFSLIIQAYGMGLGTFKWYLVNKRLFMANVMPLCLSGGIIGIIISIVFIPIENPELLSLTFNTISFIVTQVIFFSILFRHTYPNFTINLNLLNMVVLFTFSLVGGLVSGWIGFGIDTMFYFLLTFIFKINPAIAIVTSISIMAVVSVAGTVLNIIFNQVPLSLWYSAVPGVTIAGLFFASYFAVKIGARNILILFAFLLSVDFFMAFWTQQTIPMNQTFKLIFTYILVLYLLVIHVKIFKQSYKNINPEIGKFKSDQD, translated from the coding sequence ATGCCGTTTCTTGGGGTTATTGCAGCTACAATAGCCAACACAACACCGGCTGCAGCGGGAATCGTTTATTTTCCAGTGTTGACCCGATTACAGATAAGTCCTGTAACAGCCGTTCAGTTCAGCCTGATTATTCAGGCATACGGCATGGGGCTTGGAACCTTTAAATGGTATCTTGTCAATAAAAGACTGTTCATGGCCAATGTTATGCCGTTATGCCTGTCAGGCGGTATAATTGGCATTATAATCAGCATTGTTTTCATTCCAATTGAGAATCCTGAATTGTTGAGCCTGACATTTAATACCATTAGCTTTATAGTGACCCAGGTTATATTCTTTTCAATTCTTTTCAGACACACTTACCCCAATTTTACCATTAATTTAAATCTTCTTAACATGGTTGTTTTATTTACCTTCTCATTGGTGGGCGGACTTGTTTCCGGTTGGATCGGATTCGGCATTGACACAATGTTTTATTTTCTTTTGACTTTTATTTTTAAAATTAATCCCGCCATAGCTATTGTCACAAGTATTTCCATTATGGCTGTCGTATCTGTTGCAGGCACGGTACTCAATATCATTTTTAATCAGGTGCCCCTGTCTTTGTGGTATTCGGCCGTACCGGGAGTGACAATCGCAGGATTGTTTTTTGCCTCTTATTTTGCCGTTAAAATCGGTGCAAGAAATATTCTTATATTATTTGCTTTTCTTTTGAGCGTGGATTTTTTCATGGCTTTCTGGACCCAGCAAACCATACCAATGAACCAGACATTTAAACTGATTTTTACTTATATTCTTGTTCTTTATTTGCTTGTGATACATGTGAAAATATTTAAACAAAGTTATAAAAACATCAATCCGGAAATAGGAAAATTCAAGTCTGATCAAGATTGA
- a CDS encoding substrate-binding periplasmic protein, giving the protein MMKNLQRVLLSMVLLLLLLNSPCFGQQSFGDIKTVKISVIENEHIHNMARKTVRAVYEKIGIEVIFCELPARRALEWANAGKTDGDLARIDGTEKKFTNLIKILTPVTTFKGVVFTKKIKKGIQSWNDLKGLSVGIIAGIRYSDIGTKGLDRIQAKDMTHLMTLLFLDRLEVAIADLDSGQIEIKKNFPESKIHTIGRPLDSAPLFHFIHKKNKGLVPRFESALRDMLKSGQIDLIRKKVLQEVLF; this is encoded by the coding sequence ATGATGAAGAATCTTCAAAGAGTATTGTTGTCAATGGTTTTGTTGTTATTGTTATTAAATTCACCTTGTTTTGGGCAGCAGTCTTTCGGGGATATAAAAACAGTTAAAATATCTGTCATTGAAAACGAACATATTCATAATATGGCAAGAAAAACCGTTCGTGCTGTTTATGAAAAGATAGGTATTGAGGTTATATTTTGTGAGTTGCCTGCCAGACGGGCTTTGGAATGGGCCAATGCCGGAAAAACAGACGGTGACCTGGCTCGAATTGATGGAACTGAAAAAAAATTTACAAATTTGATTAAAATTTTAACTCCGGTAACAACCTTTAAGGGCGTTGTCTTTACTAAAAAAATAAAAAAGGGCATTCAGTCCTGGAACGACTTGAAAGGATTGAGTGTCGGCATCATTGCCGGAATTCGATATTCTGATATCGGTACAAAGGGATTGGACCGCATTCAGGCAAAAGATATGACCCATCTTATGACACTGCTTTTTTTAGACCGCCTTGAGGTTGCAATAGCAGATCTTGATTCCGGACAAATTGAAATAAAGAAAAATTTTCCAGAATCAAAAATTCATACTATTGGTCGCCCGCTTGACTCAGCGCCATTATTTCATTTTATTCACAAAAAAAACAAAGGTCTTGTTCCCAGGTTTGAATCAGCACTTCGGGATATGCTGAAGAGCGGACAGATTGATTTAATTAGAAAAAAAGTACTGCAGGAGGTTTTGTTTTGA